A window of the Streptomyces luomodiensis genome harbors these coding sequences:
- a CDS encoding glycosyltransferase family 4 protein: MTAEAAQETGADPLRAVPPTAPDERPLRIALLSYKGNPFCGGQGVYVRHLSRELARLGHTVEVIGAQPYPVLDAEHGVTLTELPSLDLYRQPDPFRTPRREEYRDWIDALEVSTMWTGGFPEPLTFSLRARRHLAARPGQFDVVHDNQTLGYGLLGLERIGFPLVTTIHHPITVDRQLELDAADGFKRRLSVRRWYGFTRMQKRVARRLPSVLTVSGSSRREIVEDLGVRPDRIHVVHIGADTALFSPDPAVPVVPGRIVTTSSADVPLKGLVYLIEALAKVRAGTPEAHLVVVGKRPQEGPVAAAMARHGLEGAVEFVKGISDAELVDLVRGAQIACVPSLYEGFSLPAAEAMATGTPLVATTGGAIPEVAGADGETCLAVPPGDADALATALTRLLGDADLRRRLGAAGRERVLRRFTWEQAARGTVERYREAIGASARAARR; encoded by the coding sequence GTGACCGCAGAGGCCGCGCAGGAGACCGGGGCCGACCCGCTGCGAGCAGTGCCCCCCACCGCCCCCGACGAACGTCCGCTGCGCATCGCGCTGCTCAGCTACAAGGGGAATCCATTCTGCGGGGGCCAGGGCGTCTATGTGCGCCATCTCTCCCGGGAGCTCGCCCGGCTCGGCCACACCGTCGAGGTCATCGGCGCCCAGCCGTATCCGGTGCTCGACGCCGAACACGGCGTCACCCTCACCGAGCTGCCCAGCCTCGACCTCTACCGCCAGCCCGATCCGTTCCGCACCCCCCGGCGCGAGGAGTACCGGGACTGGATCGACGCCCTGGAGGTCTCCACCATGTGGACCGGCGGCTTCCCCGAGCCGCTCACCTTCAGCCTGCGCGCCCGCCGCCATCTCGCCGCGCGCCCCGGCCAGTTCGACGTCGTCCACGACAACCAGACCCTGGGATACGGACTGCTGGGCCTGGAGCGGATCGGCTTCCCGCTGGTGACCACCATCCACCACCCGATCACCGTCGACCGGCAGCTGGAGCTGGACGCCGCCGACGGCTTCAAGCGGCGCCTGTCGGTGCGCCGCTGGTACGGCTTCACCCGGATGCAGAAGCGGGTGGCCCGGCGGCTGCCCTCGGTGCTCACCGTCTCCGGCTCCTCCCGACGGGAGATCGTCGAGGACCTCGGGGTGCGGCCGGACCGGATCCATGTGGTGCACATCGGCGCGGACACCGCACTGTTCTCGCCCGACCCCGCCGTCCCGGTGGTCCCCGGACGCATCGTCACCACCTCCAGCGCGGATGTGCCGCTCAAGGGCCTGGTGTATCTGATCGAGGCGCTCGCGAAGGTCCGCGCCGGCACCCCCGAGGCCCATCTGGTGGTCGTCGGCAAGCGGCCACAGGAGGGGCCGGTGGCCGCCGCCATGGCCCGCCACGGGCTCGAGGGCGCCGTCGAGTTCGTCAAGGGCATCAGCGACGCCGAACTGGTGGACCTGGTGCGCGGCGCCCAGATCGCCTGTGTGCCCTCGCTGTACGAGGGGTTCTCGCTGCCCGCCGCCGAGGCCATGGCCACCGGCACCCCCCTGGTCGCCACCACCGGCGGTGCGATACCCGAGGTCGCCGGGGCGGACGGCGAGACCTGCCTGGCCGTGCCGCCCGGCGACGCCGACGCGCTCGCCACGGCCCTGACCCGGCTGCTCGGCGACGCCGACCTCAGACGCCGGCTGGGCGCGGCCGGCCGTGAGCGGGTGCTGCGGCGCTTCACCTGGGAACAGGCCGCCCGCGGCACCGTCGAGCGGTACCGCGAGGCCATCGGCGCGTCCGCACGGGCCGCCCGCCGCTGA